The sequence gctagatatagctccgcgccaacgcagcgtcattggaatggtataaagaatgTATTTAGATATCTTAAAGGAACCATTGACATGGGTTTATTTTATCCCTATGAGGACAAAAGGAGGAATGTTAAGACAACTCCCTACACTAAAaccccaaataatgttttggttggttttgctgatgcTGGGTACCTTTCAGACCCACATAAATCTCGATCCCAAACTGGTTATGTATTTCCCATAGGAAACACAGCAATATCATGGTGATCGACCAAGCAAACTCTCGTGGATACCTCCACGAACCACTCTGAGATCATTTCCCTACATAAGGAAGTTCGTGAGTGTATATGGTTAAAGTTTGTCATTACACATATCCGAGGGACAAGTGGTTTGAATTCTACCACTGAAGAGCCGACATGCATTTATGAAGATAATGCAGCTTTTATCGAACATATGAAGCAAGTATATATCACGGGTGATAATATGAAACATATTTCACCAAAGTTCTTTTACAATCAGCAATAGTAATGTCTCTTAAACATTCAAGTCGCAAAGTACCGTCTGATGAGAATGTGgcagacttatttactaagtcacTTCCTAAGTCCTTATTTGAAAAGCACGTAAAGAGTATTGGACTAAGTAAATTTTCCGAACTCCCTTGAAcacaatcagggggagatgccgacatcggGTGGAGTATCTGATGTTATGATGTCGACATCTAACTTGGAGTGCTGAACTCTTTTTCCCTTAACCGAGATTACTTTTTCCACTGGGTTTTGTTActtggcaaggtttttaatgagacgacCCAAGATTATAATTTCTCGATTAATGTTTTCTTTTCCCACATGGTTTTTCTATTCTAGGAATTTCTGAAGCAACAAGAGAAGTGGTCAGCTTTATGGAGCAACTTTACTAGGACTcaacacgttgtactcttttcccttcgtcaagggtTTGTCCCatcgggttttccttgtcaaggttttaatgaggcaacacatTTGGAGTTCCActtttgaaccgcacaaggggagtgttatagggcctacccatggatgtgcggtccattagataaCTAGGGTTTTCTCCTCTTATGTATATAAAAACATTATACCTATGTATTATGTCTTCTGCCTCTTTTATCAATAAAAAACTCCCCTTTCTCTTTTCTCTTGGTTTACCTAATTATTACTCCACAAAAATGTACAATATTTGAGGGTAAAACTTGTCTTTATAATAAATtaacaaggttaaaatagagaataATTAAATCAAATTATGTGGATCCACAACTTCTGCTTCTCAAACTTTTAAAGCTAGTGttgagtagcttttaaaagcaggcCTGAAATGAAAGTGCTTCTCTCCAAAAGCACTTTGAATTAaattttttaccaaacacaatttttgataaaagtttgttacaaagtgcttttggttgaaaaaaacaATCCCAAACGGGGCTATATACTAAGGGATACGACATGTTCTGGAAATAGAACTTCAATATTCCAATCCTTCACACTCTTAGAGTTACATAGATGCCCTTGCCACACCGTATCCATAAAAAGATGAGGTCTTGTTAAGTTCGGCCCAAATATAAAGTGATCCTAATAACCGTATCCATTAAATGAAATTTCATTGGGCCTGACGAACTCAACAAAGGAGATCCAGATCCATACGTTGAGAAAGTAGAAATTCTCTTCAAAATAGGATTTTGAaaaaccaaatccctaaattctcTTCTCAAAATCAAACTCCCCCCGTAACCCGTGGACGGAGATTTCTTCTGTTGCTGCAAATTAATTATTAGAATGGCGAGAATCATCATGAAAGCTGCTTCATCTTTAACCCCAGTTTTACTGGCATATACGAGGAAGACGCCTCTTAGAAATTACAGCAGTTCTTCATCCATCTTCAGCAACCCGCAATTGAAGAACAACATAAGCCGTAGTCTAATTTATAAACAAGATCGGCCTCTAAATCTTAAGTTGTTCTCTTCTCTCGCTGAAAATAATAAGGGACCATCCAGTTCCGATCAAATCATACGTGTTCAGGAGAAATCTGAAGATCTTCTTCACAAGGTatgttctttccttaatttttctGCTCGATTCTATCGATTGATGTTTAGGGTCCAACAAACACACATAATTTGAACACCTACTCGTTCCAATCTTGCCACCTACTGTCTGCAATTTATTTTTCCATCCTTACTGTGCCCAAATCAAGAAGCCTTAGATGTATCTAGTTTGATTTATCAGAGATACTCTTGTGATGTCCTAGTGTTAAGCTGTCTTGCGAATACGTTACTAGTTAACACAAAAAATAGGATTCGTTAAAACATTTACTTTTTTCTGGCGTGTAGAGTCATAACATAGGTATAAATATGAAGGTAGAATTTGTGATACAAATAACGAACCTACCATTTTAGATTCCTTTTCTCTCAGTACTTGCATGCAACGTATATTTTGCATCTGCATGTGCTTATGCCCAACAATCATTATTGAGTATACATTTTGGGCCTAGTTCACTAGTTAAGGTGAGTATCAGCCAGTGTGTGTAGCCTACACCAGTAGATGTGAAACTCCACTTATATCTCCTCATATAGAGTTAAAGTGAGTGTTGAACACCAGAACTGCTTTGCAATAGTTATTAAGCTGTAATCAAGATCTGTATACAGCACGGAGATGATCAAATGCGATGTCTTATGCGTTTGTTAGGTGTTGTGCAGACACCAAGTGATTTTCCCTTCAAAATTGAAGATAAACCAGGAAAGCAAACGGTAACATTGACTAGAGAATACCGGGGTGATGATATCAAAGTCATAGTTCACATGCCTGCGGGTCGTTCCTCTACTGTTGAAGGCGGTGATGAATACAAGGATAGTGTAAGTGATCCACAATCCAGCATTCGCCTAGTTGTATCTCGTACGAATCTTCTCGGGACTACTTTGGAGTACGGTGTCATTGCTTATCCAGATGACTTTTCGATAGACAGTTTCTGTATCAAGTACGAAAACGCTCCAGATGAAGAAAATATCTATTACAGAGGACCTGCCTATGCGTAAGTACTAGAATTATTGATTGCTAGGTTTGATATTATATATGTATTCAGATTTCTATCAGTTGTTGCATTCCCTATCTTCTAGCATTATTGGTTTCTTATTGTGCATcttttgtatttcttcaaggaaacTGGATAAGAACTTGCAGAAAGAATTCCACAGACGTTTGAAGATCTTAGGGATTATACCCAGCACCACCAGATTCTTACATGGGTACATGGCTAACAGGGACATGTGCTCGTCAGATTCAGCCAATTCGCCTCCTACTGATCAATCTACTCCTGAATCCATTGAACAACAATTATTAATGATGAAGGGATTCCAGTCCACTATGTAGTTGGTAATACTATTTAATGTTCCGATTTGTGGAACGAGTATATATATGTTTTGAATCTTACTGAATTTATTATGGTTTATGTAGAAGTTTATAGACAAAGAGGACATCCACTTGTCAGGTACATACTATTTATGAACTCATAGAATCTAAACACTTAAATGCTGCTCTTATTATGAATTGGTGTTTTCTTGGTTTTTATAAATGGCAGTGCTGACGATATCCGCAACAGTAGAAAGAATCCCAAAGACTTCATCTGGATTCCTTATCCACATACTCGGTAGgtattaattatttttattggTATCACGATCATTGTTATTGAGTCAACTAAATTATTTAGTTCTTGTGCCAACAGTAGTGAGAAGCTATTGTGGATTGAAGTTCCTAGCGAAGGTTTCTTTGCTTCCCAAAGGTATACTATTGTTTTCACTCGCATCTACTATGTTTTCTATCCTAGTTGGCCAGATGAATATTATTAGTGATAGTATGGTGGTTAGTTTACtaggccttgtttggtaaaatatatgattacataaccataaattgataaatgatttagatataatcatttttaagataattttttccaaacacttttttttttcaaataattgattatcttagaatgCAGATCTCAAAAAGGAGATGAAAGAACAATgatttagaatttttttagtttgttgttgtttattttatctctctcttgatagtgtagagaaaataaaaaaaaaagttcaatttgagttttttagaaaaaataatcgattataataaattttcaaaaaacttttttctgtttatgGATATGGAGTTTTTCAGttatgattaaaataaacaaTTATTATATAGGTACCAAAGAAGtatagaatccattataatctgtATAATGGATTATGAGCTGACAATCCGTTAAAATAATAGTTACAGAACAGCCCAAAGAATACAAATTAACTAGTTTGTTCTTTAATCGTGGCAGTGAACTTCAAGAAGATGTTGAAAATGACCTTGCTGTTGGACGTgagatttattgttccttgatGGAAGATAACAATCCTTATAGATTTTACCTCCCAAAGATGCTTGGGATCCCCTGTTTTCTCAGAAGAGATGGATAAATATTGTATCCTGATCTGAAACATATGGAAGATGTGCCTGATTATGAAAGGCTTTGGAATATTCGAGATTGCCCTAAAAGCACACGATGATGAGATGGATAAGATAATGTATCCTAATGGACGTCCTCCTGTTGTTGAAATGAGTGATTTAGAACTTGAACATTATCAAGTATGGCATATGTAAATTTGAGATAATTGTTACCGGCTCATGGTCATACTCACTTGAAAAGTGTTGTATGCCCAAATAATCAACCTATCCCCTCAAAAACATAGATCTAACGTGCAATTTCAGAGTGAACACATTGGGGTTTACTCGGGTGTTCAGTTACGAAAATGATTTATATCACGGGGTTTCTCGAGTGAGAGAGAAGGGTGGGATTTATTTTAAACCACCGGACCAAGAGAGCACACTCTCACTCGGTATACAACACCGGATCCAACCTGGaagattattaaaaaaaaaaaggaccaACGTACTTGCTGGAGTGGGATGCGCTCGTTCCCTATTAGCTCTAGCTTATTTGGCTACTTTATCTACTAAACACAAAAAAGCTTTCTACTTAAGAATAAATTTCTACATACTTCATAATTTTACTGCGACACCATAAAGGTACGCATGGCGGTTTTTTAGGTTAAGATTAAGTCCTATGGCattctaatctagcatctagaaTGGTAGCTAGGACAATCTTTTAGGTCCTATGCCAgttctaatctagcatctagatgcgGTGAGTGTAAAAGTAAAAAGTAGACACTTACATGAAACAACAAAAAGTAGTATTAGGTTGGGCTGAATGGAACCACACGTCGAGCTGAAGGGAACATTGCAACCATCTCAACCGTCGGATCAAAAGATAGAAAAATTTGATCTGACGACTGAGATGGTTGTGTTGTTCTATTCAGCTCGACCAAATTCTACTTTTCGCGAGGTTTGAGTCCTTTACTATCTTGTGCAATACAAAGAAACTACTATATATTGTggcaacaaaaataaaatttttctTCCGGGTAAAAGTTTCTCAGGAACGGTCATGGTCGACTTTTGAGTTATATTATATGACCATGGTTAAATAATGAACCCTTGTACAAATAGAAAAACATTATACCAAGATAGGCTGTAAAATTGGACAAACTGATAGGCAGGTGGAAAAAATTATACAAAACATAATACTTTCTAGGTAATTCTTAGAGTACCAGCAGCTTCAACCCCTGAAATTTCTGACGTTCATTCTAATTCTTGGGGTCATTAAACTAGAGACATGGTCTATGGAAATCCAGTTCTTCAGGTGAGGAAGCAGGTCCTCCATCATGAAAATCCTGCGAGATTGGAGCATGTGGTGATCTTGCAGGCACTTGATTAACTTCCAtcaagtatggattaaacttgttaagcaccctcaGAATGATGAAGCAAGTTTCATGTTGGAAACTCGTTTTGTGGGATCTTTATCACTCCTCCCGACATCTTCATTCCACATTCAGTTCACCTTCACCACTTTTTCTTGTTGTGCCACATATGCATGATCAAAGTTACGTATTCACTAACAGCCATTGAAATTGTGCGTAAACGATCAGGCAACCCTTCGGCATCACGATTATTGATGTTACTAGTTTCTTCACAGAAGTTTTATAAAATCTTTCCataaaaagtatttttttttcataaatacCATTGATTTGATTTAATGTAAACAATATATAATTCCTACAAATACCATTGATTTGATTTAATGTAAATAccattgatttgatttgatttgattcctcttcatccatcgtatacttggAACCACGAATTCTAACATTACTTGGTTGTGATTGTTGTGTTTATTATTGTGCTTGTTTTTGTGATCGTTGCGATGAGGATGCCATATTTGCTAGTTATGGAATTTATAGAGATTTTTTCTGATAGAGATTGAGTTGATACGAGTAGTTTTGTTTGAAATTAGGGAAAAGTGAGTATTGAGATGATATGAAACTGTGAAATTATGAGATAAAGATGAAGAAGGTGTGGTTTTTAAGTTTAAAGATAGGGTGAATTTATAGGGAAATGAAAGGAATAACAGTCGTTGGATGGCGAGATTGGTAAGTAGCATTGCCGGAGTTGGATCACATGTTGGTGGATTAAACTGGCGATTTTGGGTCACACGCCAACGGTTTTAGATCACATGCATGCCGGTGTGTTTGTGGAGCCGCACAGTTTTTCATCAAGCGCGCGTTTGGTCTACTGCCGCAATCAACAAATCCTCAATTTTGTTGGTTTACCAATcagtttttcatgtttgttgagttcatAGTGGGAACAAAAACAAACTTCaaatttgttgagtccataggaactgctcttagtgGGCGTATGTGTCGACCGTAAAAATTGACCATTTATTTACGGCAAatactctagtaaaaatttcCATCTTGAAATAACGCCCGCAAAAAATACGGATGACTAGTGATTGATCATTAGTGGAATCCTATTAGAAAATGATTGCTAATAATAAATTATGGATAAAGGTTAATTTAGACCTATCGAAAATGTGAAAATTTAAATCTTATCTAAACTATTAGTTAACAAGCTAACATCCGATATGGATTCGTACTATTACATTAAGTTAACATGTTGCCGTGCAAACCTACCAGCGAATCTCATGAGGAACATAGTCAGTCGGTTTTGATAAGAAAAAGGAATCAAGATTTGGTTCCTCATATATCTCCACACAAAAAAATTGTGCATAGTTTCCCTAGAGTCCGTGTTAAAAAAAGATTACAtatgttaatttttatttttgtacgtAGGTAATAACTCTGTATTGAGGAATGATATGGTCTATAGAAGAAAATACAAACCTTCTTCAGACATAATCAAATTAGCAAACGACATGCATCAAGACTACAA comes from Papaver somniferum cultivar HN1 chromosome 7, ASM357369v1, whole genome shotgun sequence and encodes:
- the LOC113299870 gene encoding uncharacterized protein At2g39795, mitochondrial-like isoform X2, with the translated sequence MARIIMKAASSLTPVLLAYTRKTPLRNYSSSSSIFSNPQLKNNISRSLIYKQDRPLNLKLFSSLAENNKGPSSSDQIIRVQEKSEDLLHKTPSDFPFKIEDKPGKQTVTLTREYRGDDIKVIVHMPAGRSSTVEGGDEYKDSVSDPQSSIRLVVSRTNLLGTTLEYGVIAYPDDFSIDSFCIKYENAPDEENIYYRGPAYAKLDKNLQKEFHRRLKILGIIPSTTRFLHGYMANRDMCSSDSANSPPTDQSTPESIEQQLLMMKGFQSTM